The Pseudomonas sp. MPC6 nucleotide sequence TTGGTCAGCAGGTAACGCACCGGGCCTTGCACGCGTTGCTTGGCCAGGATCACAGGCGCTGCGCAAAACGCGTTCAGGGTGAATACGCCCGCCACGGTGGAGCCTTCGGCACAGCGCATGACCACGACATCCTTGCGCCCCGGGCGCTTGATGCCGGCCGAGGCGATACCGAGTTCAAAACCGGCGACCGGGTGCAACGTTGGCAAAGGACCAAGACCAACAGCCATGAATGCGCTCCTTAAATAAGAGGTTGTCTGCACCGCCATGTAATGAACGGTGGTATTAAATGGTAAAACGCCGCGACGGCTGGAGCCGGTCGCGGCGCAGGTATTTCAGCGTATGTAACGGGGTTTACTGGATCTGCCCGTGGCAATGCTTGAATTTCTTGCCCGAACCGCAGTAGCACAGTTCGTTGCGGCCCAGCTTCTGTTCGTTGCGTACCGGCGCGGTGGCGAGGGCGACGTCGACCTCTTCACCGAGCAGTTGCGGCTGCTCAAGACCCGGTGCTTCATCGTGCTGGAACTGCATGCGCGCCGCCAATGCTTCGGCTTCCTGACGCAGGCGCTGCTCTTCTTCGATCGGGTCTTCGCGGCGAACCTGAACGTGGGACAGCACCCGAATCGAATCGCGCTTGATCGAATCCAGCAGCTCGGAGAACAGCGTGAACGACTCGCGCTTGTATTCCTGCTTCGGGTTCTTCTGGGCGTAACCACGCAAGTGGATGCCATGACGCAGGTGATCCATGGTCGACAGGTGGTCTTTCCACAGGTCGTCGAGCACACGCAGCACGATCTGCTTCTCGAAGGTGCGCAGTGCTTCGGCACCGGCCTGGTCTTCTTTCTCGTTATAAGCGGCGATCAGTTCGCTCAGCAGCTTCTCGCGCAGGGTTTCTTCGTAGAGGTGATCATCTTCGTCGAGCCATTGCTGGATCGGCAACGCCACGCCGAAGTCGTTTTGCAGTGCCGCTTCCAGACCGGCCACGTCCCACTGCTCAGGCAGCGATTGCGGTGGAATGTGCGCACTGACCGTCGCGTTGAGCACGTCCTGACGGAAGTCGGCGATGGTTTCGCCGATGTTGTCCGCGGCCAGCAACGTATTACGCATGTGATAGATCACTTTACGTTGTTCGTTGTTGACGTCGTCGAACTCGAGCAGTTGTTTACGAATGTCGAAGTTACGGCCTTCAACCTTGCGCTGGGCCTTCTCGATGGCGTTGGTCACCATGCGGTGCTCGATCGCTTCACCGGACTGCATGCCCAGGGCCTTCATGAAGTTCTTCACCCGGTCCGAGGCGAAGATACGCATCAGGCTGTCTTCCAGCGACAGGTAGAAACGGCTGGAACCGGCGTCACCCTGACGACCGGCACGACCGCGCAGCTGGTTGTCGATGCGGCGCGATTCGTGACGCTCGGAAGCGATCACCTGCAAGCCGCCCGACTCCAGCACTTGCTGGTGACGTTTTTGCCAGTCGGCCTTGATCTGGGCGATCTGCTCCGGCGTTGGATTTTCCAGGGACGCGACTTCCACTTCCCAGTTGCCGCCCAACAGGATGTCGGTACCACGACCGGCCATGTTGGTGGCGATGGTCAGTGCGCCGGGGCGACCGGCCTGGGCGATGATCTCGGCTTCCTTTTCGTGGAACTTGGCGTTCAGGACCTTGTGTTCGATGCCTTCCTTGTCGAGCAGCGTGGACATGTGCTCGGACGTTTCGATGGTTGCAGTACCCACCAGCACCGGACGGCCCTGGGTCATGCATTCCTTGATGTCGTTGATGATCGCCGCGTATTTCTCTTCGGCGGTCAGGAACACCAGGTCGTTGTAGTCTTTACGTGCCAGCGGCTTGTTCGGCGGGATCACCATCACCGACAGACCGTAGATCTGGTGGAATTC carries:
- the secA gene encoding preprotein translocase subunit SecA, coding for MFAPLLKKLFGSKNEREVKRMLKTVQLVNAFEEQMVALSDDQLRAKTAEFKARIAKGETLDKLLPEAFAVAREAGKRVMGMRHFDVQLIGGMTLHEGMIAEMRTGEGKTLVATLGVYLNALSGKGVHVVTVNDYLARRDANWMRPLYEFLGMTVGVVTPFQPPEEKRAAYAADITYGTNNEYGFDYLRDNMAFSMEEKFQRELNFAVIDEVDSILIDEARTPLIISGQAEDSSKLYIEINKLIPQLELHVEEVEGEVTKAGHYTVDEKTRQVELNEAGHQFIEDMLTRVGLLAEGESLYSAHNLGLLTHVYAGLRAHKLFHRNIEYIVQDGQVVLVDEHTGRTMPGRRLSEGLHQAIEAKENLNIQAESQTLASTTFQNYFRLYNKLSGMTGTADTEAFEFHQIYGLSVMVIPPNKPLARKDYNDLVFLTAEEKYAAIINDIKECMTQGRPVLVGTATIETSEHMSTLLDKEGIEHKVLNAKFHEKEAEIIAQAGRPGALTIATNMAGRGTDILLGGNWEVEVASLENPTPEQIAQIKADWQKRHQQVLESGGLQVIASERHESRRIDNQLRGRAGRQGDAGSSRFYLSLEDSLMRIFASDRVKNFMKALGMQSGEAIEHRMVTNAIEKAQRKVEGRNFDIRKQLLEFDDVNNEQRKVIYHMRNTLLAADNIGETIADFRQDVLNATVSAHIPPQSLPEQWDVAGLEAALQNDFGVALPIQQWLDEDDHLYEETLREKLLSELIAAYNEKEDQAGAEALRTFEKQIVLRVLDDLWKDHLSTMDHLRHGIHLRGYAQKNPKQEYKRESFTLFSELLDSIKRDSIRVLSHVQVRREDPIEEEQRLRQEAEALAARMQFQHDEAPGLEQPQLLGEEVDVALATAPVRNEQKLGRNELCYCGSGKKFKHCHGQIQ